CATGCAGGCGTTCAAGGAAGGCCTTGTGAAAACGCTGGTGTCGACGACAGTCATCGAGGTTGGTGTCGATGTGCCGAACGCAACGCTAATGGTCGTGTATGATGCGGACCGCTTTGGCCTGTCTCAGCTGCATCAATTGCGTGGACGCGTAGGAAGAGGAGAACATCAGTCTTATTGCGTCTTGATTGCAGATCCCAAAACGGAGGTTGGCAAAGAGCGCATGAAAGCGATGACGGATACGTCGGACGGCTTCGAAATTGCCCGCCGCGACCTCGAGCTGAGAGGTCCAGGTGATTTTTTCGGAACAAAGCAAAGCGGTGTACCGGATTTTCGGATCGCCGATATGATGGTTGATTTCGAGGTCATGGAACAGGCTCGTGACGATGCGGCGGAGTTGGTGTCGGCATCGTCCTTCTGGACCGGAGCTGAATATACGCAGCTCAGAGCCTATTTGCAGAGGACGCAGGTGTTTGATAATGAAGTGCTCGACTAATGTCGGACATCCCTAGAACTAATGGAATTTCAATAATTTTCAAGGAGACAGAATTCATCTGCGATTGACAGATGAGAGTCTGTCTCTTTGTTTGTCTCTCATTCAGATACTCGAATTACAATACTCCCATATATTTCATCATCAACATACGCAACAAGTTTCCATAAGCCAGGGGAAGGGATGCTCATGAGGGTTGGTACTTGTGCATCTACACCTTCTGAACCATAAGCGATTGCATAATTTTCAACAATGGTAAGTGGTCTTGCCCCTTGTGTACTTGCTGTTAATTTAAACGTTCCTTTGACCAACTTCTTCTGGTCTCCCCACAAAAACCAGTGAACACCTTTTTGTTTCCCTGCAATAAAAGCAGTATCCAAAATACCTATCTTTGCTGGTTGTCCAACCATTGTTCTTTCTCCTACGCTAAATATAGGGCTAGTTTTCCACTCTTGTTCATGAACATTTGCTTGGTTGGAAACTTTATTGTTATTCCAGTTTATGTGGATTAATAATGAGAATAGCAAGCTTACTACAAACAATGAACCAATCAAGATATCATTTTTCTTCATCATTCCCCTCCCTTGAATTATGGGTTTCATGAGCACTTAATTATTGTACGACACCTATTCATGGTAGTTGCGTTGTCTTGACTTGACCATCTCTCCATCCTCATCGGTTATGGGCAACGCATTCGTGTGAATTAAGGCAGTATTTGACCCTGCTTGCAATCCCTCTTATGATGGAAATGTGATGCCTAAAGGATTGGGGGACGAAAGATTGACTTTATTTTATATATATCTAATAGCCATCAATTTTTTTACATTTATTGAGATGGGACATGATAAAGCGCAAGCCAAAAAAGGCGGACGCAGAGTGCCGGAAAAACGGTTATTTTTATTGGCGGCTTTCGGGGGAGCCATTGGCGGTTGGCTTGGCATGCGAGCATGGCGTCATAAGACCAAACATAGTTCCTTTGTCTATGGCTTTCCGCTGTTGATTGCGCTCAATGCGATTTGCGTTATTTTAATAGCTATGTATGTGTAGCTTGATGCGTTACCATCGAACGAATGAGAGTCATGAGGCAGCTAGTTCTTGGTTTGGGGAGTCGTAGTGATAGGTTGCTTTATTTCAAAAAGCGTAACGGTCAGTTTCACGATGGAAACTCATAGTATAAGTACATGTCGAGAAATCGGAGGTGCTTAGGCATGAGTTATCTAAAGTATGGAATTGATCCGTTCTCGTTGAGCGAGTGAAGGTGAAATTGAAAAATCCCCAAACGAAGGAACGCGTGAAGCTGCTGCTGCAGGATGTAACGAAAGCAGATTTGCAAAGCAGAGCAAAGGTGCGGCAATTGCTTGGCAAAGCAGGGCAACTATTGGACGAGAAGCTGAGTGAGAGCCAAAGCTCAACAATCATTGATACGATTATCGGCTTAAAAATCGATCCATCCAATACGTTTCATTTGATTAAGCTGTGGGCTATGTTTCGCTAAATGCTGCATAAGGAAAAGCGTAACTATGACAGACATTAGACTACGCCAACGCATAGGTATGAGTATAAACATTAGCTCAATCATAAGGCAGGGCTGTGTGCTGACTTCCGAAGACTATTCGGCTGGTCGGCACTTTTTTATGCTGGTTTTTTGAGCTGGTAACGAAGCCGTGAGACTAACGATAGAGTGTTGTGAGGGATCTGATTAAGGGGTTAGATTCAGCCCTCGTGATTCGAATGCTGTCACGAATTGACGCAAACGATTGTTTTTCACATAATGAAGGATAGTGTTATACTCTTTCAGGACGGAGGTGATACCCGTGTGTGGACGTTATACCATTACCGTAACCTTGGAGGAACTGATTCTAAGGTATCATATTGATTCTGTAACCACTCCCTATCATCGGCCCAAGTACAATGTGGCACCAGGACAGCTTGTCATGGCCATTGTAAATGATGGAGAGAAGAACAGACTCGGAGAATTAAAGTGGGGGCTTATACCCGGATGGGCCAAGGATGAGAAGATCGCCTACCAGACGATCAATGCCAGGGCGGAGACGCTTACGGACAAGCCGGCGTTTCGCGCTTCTTTTCAGAGAAAGCGTTGTTTGATCCCAGCGGATTCCTTTTATGAATGGAAGGGATCTGGCAAGCAAAAGCAACCGATGCGGATTGTTATGAAAAGCAGAACTTTGTTCAGCTTCGCAGGTTTGTTTGATACATGGGTTTCTCCGGAAGGAACCCGAATTTCAACCTGTTCGATTGTAACCACAACACCGAACCGGTTGGTTGCAGGAATTCATGACCGGATGCCTGTCATTTTGAATCCTGAGGATGAATCGATTTGGCTTAACCGCAGCCTCACTAATCCGTCAGAACTGCAGCATCTCCTTAAACCCTACCCAGAGGATGAGATGATGGCTTATCCAGTTTCCAACAGGGTGGGCAATGTACGCAATGATGACGAACAATGTATTGAGGAATTGCAGCTTTTACTATAAACCGCAGGGAGAGTACACGTATGAAAGGGCGTTTCGCCGTAACCTTTGGCATCATACTGCTTATTGTCGGAGTCGTAAACGGATATATCGGCTGGCATGGGCATGTATTTTTGGCTCATTTGATGGGTTCTTATTATGTTCCATCCGTATACTGGATTATATTTTGGATCGCTTCGTTGTCGTATCTGCTAGCTTGGCTAGGTAAAAAAATCATGCCCTATGGGATTTCAAGCTTGTTTAAGCAAATCGGCTCATACTGGTTTGCGTGTA
This genomic window from Paenibacillus hexagrammi contains:
- a CDS encoding DUF4871 domain-containing protein translates to MKKNDILIGSLFVVSLLFSLLIHINWNNNKVSNQANVHEQEWKTSPIFSVGERTMVGQPAKIGILDTAFIAGKQKGVHWFLWGDQKKLVKGTFKLTASTQGARPLTIVENYAIAYGSEGVDAQVPTLMSIPSPGLWKLVAYVDDEIYGSIVIRVSE
- a CDS encoding DUF1294 domain-containing protein, which codes for MPKGLGDERLTLFYIYLIAINFFTFIEMGHDKAQAKKGGRRVPEKRLFLLAAFGGAIGGWLGMRAWRHKTKHSSFVYGFPLLIALNAICVILIAMYV
- a CDS encoding SOS response-associated peptidase, producing MCGRYTITVTLEELILRYHIDSVTTPYHRPKYNVAPGQLVMAIVNDGEKNRLGELKWGLIPGWAKDEKIAYQTINARAETLTDKPAFRASFQRKRCLIPADSFYEWKGSGKQKQPMRIVMKSRTLFSFAGLFDTWVSPEGTRISTCSIVTTTPNRLVAGIHDRMPVILNPEDESIWLNRSLTNPSELQHLLKPYPEDEMMAYPVSNRVGNVRNDDEQCIEELQLLL